Proteins found in one Litorihabitans aurantiacus genomic segment:
- the gatC gene encoding Asp-tRNA(Asn)/Glu-tRNA(Gln) amidotransferase subunit GatC yields the protein MPTFNSEEVARLAALARIDLTPDELTRFAGELEVIAQAVEKVSAIATDDVPATSHPIPLTNVYREDVVSDVVDRDEVLASAPASQDGKFLVPQILGEEA from the coding sequence ATGCCCACGTTCAACTCCGAGGAAGTCGCGCGCCTCGCGGCGCTCGCGCGGATCGACCTCACCCCCGACGAGCTGACGCGGTTCGCGGGCGAGCTCGAGGTCATCGCGCAGGCCGTCGAGAAGGTCAGCGCGATCGCGACCGACGACGTCCCCGCGACCAGCCACCCGATCCCGCTGACGAACGTCTACCGGGAGGACGTCGTGTCCGACGTCGTGGACCGCGACGAGGTGCTCGCCTCGGCACCCGCGTCGCAGGACGGCAAGTTCCTCGTCCCGCAGATCCTGGGGGAGGAGGCGTGA
- the mnmA gene encoding tRNA 2-thiouridine(34) synthase MnmA — translation MRVLAALSGGVDSAVAAARAVDAGHDVVGVHMALSRSRAQHRNGSRGCCSLEDASDARRAADVLGIPYYVWDLSEEFTETVVADFVSEYAAGRTPNPCVRCNEHIKFSALLDRGIALGFDAVATGHYARISRGGPGGGDGVGAPSLHRSLDPLKDQSYVLAVMGAERLARSLFPLGDVASKEQVRAEAAARGLSVSAKPDSYDICFVADGDTQGFLRSHLGSRPGEIVDDAGDVIGAHDGAYAFTVGQRKGLQLPRPAADGRPRYVLEVDTEANRVIVGPDELLSVRDVVGRGVVWLAPDVPADTETEVTVQVRAHGEPQAATIRVAPGADGEEPELLVRLHAPLRGLAPGQSVVVYDGDRVLGQATVALTGRRALEHGRAAAPLGAGAPA, via the coding sequence ATGCGAGTGCTGGCCGCCCTGTCCGGAGGAGTCGACTCCGCCGTCGCCGCCGCGCGCGCCGTGGACGCGGGGCACGACGTCGTCGGCGTGCACATGGCGCTCTCGCGCAGTCGCGCGCAGCACCGCAACGGCAGCCGCGGCTGCTGCTCGCTCGAGGACGCCTCGGACGCGCGCCGGGCCGCGGACGTGCTCGGCATCCCGTACTACGTGTGGGACCTGTCGGAGGAGTTCACCGAGACCGTCGTGGCCGACTTCGTGTCCGAGTACGCCGCCGGTCGCACGCCCAACCCGTGCGTGCGCTGCAACGAGCACATCAAGTTCTCGGCGCTCCTGGACCGGGGGATCGCGCTGGGGTTCGACGCCGTCGCGACCGGGCACTACGCGCGCATCTCGCGCGGCGGTCCGGGCGGCGGTGACGGCGTGGGCGCCCCGTCGCTGCACCGCAGCCTCGACCCGCTGAAGGACCAGTCGTACGTGCTGGCGGTGATGGGCGCCGAGCGTCTCGCACGCTCGCTGTTCCCGCTCGGCGACGTCGCCTCCAAGGAGCAGGTGCGCGCCGAGGCGGCCGCGCGCGGCCTGAGCGTCAGCGCCAAGCCCGACTCCTACGACATCTGCTTCGTGGCCGACGGCGACACCCAGGGCTTCCTGCGCTCCCACCTCGGCTCGCGTCCGGGCGAGATCGTGGACGACGCGGGCGACGTCATCGGGGCGCACGACGGTGCGTACGCGTTCACGGTGGGCCAGCGCAAGGGGCTGCAGCTGCCGCGCCCGGCTGCCGACGGCCGGCCGCGGTACGTGCTCGAGGTCGACACCGAGGCGAACCGCGTGATCGTGGGGCCGGACGAGCTGCTGTCGGTGCGCGACGTCGTCGGGCGCGGCGTGGTGTGGCTGGCGCCGGACGTCCCCGCGGACACCGAGACCGAGGTGACCGTGCAGGTGCGCGCGCACGGCGAGCCGCAGGCGGCGACGATCCGGGTCGCGCCCGGCGCCGACGGCGAGGAGCCCGAGCTGCTGGTGCGGCTGCACGCGCCGCTGCGCGGGCTCGCGCCGGGCCAGAGCGTCGTGGTGTACGACGGCGACCGCGTGCTCGGGCAGGCGACGGTCGCGCTGACCGGGCGGCGTGCACTCGAGCACGGGCGTGCCGCAGCACCGCTCGGCGCTGGCGCCCCGGCGTGA
- the gatB gene encoding Asp-tRNA(Asn)/Glu-tRNA(Gln) amidotransferase subunit GatB, whose product MSARTTTALVDFDEAVRRYDPVLGIEVHVELGTTTKMFDGAPVTFGAEPNTQVTPVSLGLPGALPAVNRKAVESAIKIGLALNCSIAPLCRFARKNYFYPDVPKNFQTSQYDEPIAFDGWLDVELADGEVVRVEIERAHMEEDAGKNTHVGGHDGRLQGAEYSLVDYNRAGIPLVEIVTRPIPGTGARAPEVAAAYVRTLRDIFRALDVSEARMERGNVRADVNLSLRATPDSPLGTRTETKNVNSFRSVERAVRYEVSRQAAVLDGGGAVVQETRHFHESDATTSPGRVKSDAEDYRYFPEPDLVPVAPAREWVEEIRATLPELPAARRRRLDAEWGFAEAEMRDVVNAGALDLIEATVTAGATPAAARKWWMGELARVANAGEVALEDLSITPTQVAQLQALVDSGRLNDKLARQALTGVLAGEGDPEQVAAARGLEIVSDDGPLLEAIDAALSAQPDIAEKIRGGNLGPIGAVIGAVMKATRGQADAGRVRELVLERVQG is encoded by the coding sequence ATGAGCGCCCGTACCACCACCGCGCTGGTCGACTTCGACGAGGCCGTGCGCCGCTACGACCCCGTCCTCGGCATCGAGGTGCACGTCGAGCTCGGCACCACCACCAAGATGTTCGACGGCGCGCCCGTCACCTTCGGCGCAGAGCCGAACACGCAGGTCACGCCGGTCTCGCTCGGCCTGCCCGGTGCGCTGCCGGCGGTCAACCGCAAGGCGGTGGAGTCCGCGATCAAGATCGGCCTCGCGCTGAACTGCTCGATCGCGCCGCTGTGCCGCTTCGCCCGGAAGAACTACTTCTACCCGGACGTGCCGAAGAACTTCCAGACGTCGCAGTACGACGAGCCGATCGCCTTCGACGGCTGGCTGGACGTCGAGCTGGCCGACGGCGAGGTCGTGCGCGTGGAGATCGAGCGCGCCCACATGGAGGAGGACGCGGGCAAGAACACCCACGTCGGCGGGCACGACGGTCGCCTCCAGGGCGCCGAGTACTCGCTCGTGGACTACAACCGCGCCGGCATCCCGCTGGTGGAGATCGTCACGCGCCCGATCCCGGGCACGGGCGCGCGCGCCCCCGAGGTCGCGGCCGCCTACGTGCGCACGCTGCGCGACATCTTCCGTGCGCTGGACGTCTCCGAGGCACGGATGGAGCGCGGCAACGTGCGCGCCGACGTCAACCTCTCGCTGCGCGCCACGCCGGACAGCCCGCTCGGCACGCGCACCGAGACGAAGAACGTCAACTCCTTCCGCAGCGTCGAGCGCGCCGTGCGCTACGAGGTCTCGCGGCAGGCCGCGGTGCTCGACGGCGGCGGCGCCGTCGTGCAGGAGACGCGCCACTTCCACGAGAGTGACGCCACCACCTCCCCCGGCCGCGTGAAGTCCGACGCGGAGGACTACCGCTACTTCCCCGAGCCGGACCTCGTCCCCGTCGCGCCCGCGCGCGAGTGGGTCGAGGAGATCCGCGCGACGCTGCCGGAGCTGCCGGCCGCGCGCCGTCGTCGGCTCGACGCCGAGTGGGGCTTCGCGGAGGCCGAGATGCGCGACGTCGTGAACGCCGGCGCCCTCGACCTCATCGAGGCGACCGTGACCGCCGGGGCCACCCCCGCCGCGGCCCGCAAGTGGTGGATGGGTGAGCTCGCACGCGTCGCGAACGCGGGCGAGGTGGCGCTCGAGGACCTGAGCATCACGCCGACCCAGGTGGCGCAGCTCCAGGCGCTCGTGGACTCCGGGCGCCTCAACGACAAGCTCGCGCGCCAGGCGCTGACCGGCGTCCTGGCCGGGGAGGGCGACCCCGAGCAGGTCGCGGCCGCACGCGGCCTCGAGATCGTGTCCGACGACGGCCCGCTGCTCGAGGCGATCGACGCCGCGCTCTCGGCCCAGCCCGACATCGCCGAGAAGATCCGGGGCGGCAACCTCGGCCCGATCGGTGCGGTCATCGGCGCGGTCATGAAGGCGACGCGCGGCCAGGCCGACGCCGGGCGCGTGCGCGAGCTCGTGCTCGAGCGGGTCCAGGGCTGA
- the pxpA gene encoding 5-oxoprolinase subunit PxpA, translating into MAASASSAVTVDLNADLGEGVGDDAAILEVVTSTSIACGGHRGDAASMREAVRLAHARGVVVGAHPSYVDREGFGRRRLDVAPDLLLAQVLAQVRDLETHARAVGTRVRFLKAHGALYNVAMVDDGVARLVLEVAERALPETLPVLGLPGSVLARLAAERGVPFAAEAFADRGYAADGTLLPRGEPGALLTEPAEIAARVPALAERARTICVHGDSPDALALARAARDGLAAAGWRCARSSSPTPMRSRCYGERDVLVDVASAAVAHVLAEQLRGREGVLDVVPAARTLLVRCAEPAEALDLAAELAEKDEPAADVGPGGGREVVIEVVYDGQDLARVADLAGLGVDEVIRRQTGATYTAAFAGFAPGFCYLEGLDPALATPRLDVPRTRVPAGSVAVAAGMTAVYPRASPGGWNLLGRTDAVLFDLERETPALIEPGDRVRFVDLTARRRGRA; encoded by the coding sequence GTGGCCGCGAGCGCTTCCTCGGCCGTCACCGTCGACCTCAACGCCGACCTCGGCGAGGGTGTGGGCGACGACGCCGCGATCCTGGAGGTCGTCACGAGCACCTCGATCGCGTGCGGCGGTCACCGCGGCGACGCCGCCTCCATGCGCGAGGCGGTGCGCCTGGCGCACGCGCGCGGCGTCGTCGTCGGCGCCCACCCCTCCTACGTCGACCGCGAGGGTTTCGGTCGGCGCCGGCTCGACGTCGCCCCCGACCTCCTGCTCGCCCAGGTGCTGGCGCAGGTGCGCGACCTCGAGACGCACGCGCGCGCCGTCGGGACGCGCGTGCGCTTCCTCAAGGCGCACGGCGCGCTGTACAACGTCGCGATGGTCGACGACGGCGTGGCTCGCCTCGTGCTCGAGGTCGCCGAGCGGGCGCTGCCCGAGACCCTGCCGGTGCTCGGGCTGCCGGGGTCCGTGCTGGCACGCCTCGCCGCTGAACGCGGGGTGCCGTTCGCCGCCGAGGCGTTCGCCGATCGCGGGTACGCCGCCGACGGCACGCTGCTGCCGCGCGGCGAGCCAGGGGCGCTGCTGACGGAACCGGCGGAGATCGCCGCGCGCGTGCCGGCGCTCGCGGAGCGGGCGCGGACGATCTGCGTGCACGGCGACTCGCCCGACGCGCTCGCGCTCGCGCGCGCCGCGCGGGACGGGCTCGCGGCGGCGGGGTGGCGCTGCGCGCGTTCGTCGAGCCCGACGCCGATGCGTAGCCGCTGCTACGGCGAGCGGGACGTGCTCGTCGACGTCGCGTCCGCCGCGGTCGCGCACGTGCTCGCGGAACAGCTGCGGGGTCGGGAAGGCGTGCTCGACGTCGTCCCCGCCGCTCGTACGCTGCTGGTCCGGTGCGCGGAGCCGGCGGAGGCGCTGGACCTGGCGGCAGAGCTGGCCGAGAAGGACGAGCCCGCCGCCGACGTCGGGCCGGGCGGGGGACGCGAGGTCGTGATCGAGGTCGTCTACGACGGACAGGACCTCGCCCGCGTCGCGGACCTCGCGGGCCTGGGGGTGGACGAGGTGATCCGGCGGCAGACCGGTGCGACGTACACGGCGGCGTTCGCCGGCTTCGCCCCGGGCTTCTGCTACCTCGAGGGGCTCGACCCCGCCCTCGCGACGCCGCGGCTGGACGTGCCCCGCACCCGCGTTCCGGCGGGCTCGGTCGCGGTCGCCGCCGGGATGACGGCCGTCTACCCGCGCGCGAGCCCCGGCGGCTGGAACCTGCTGGGCCGGACCGACGCGGTGCTGTTCGACCTCGAGCGGGAAACGCCCGCCCTGATCGAGCCGGGCGACCGCGTGCGGTTCGTCGACCTCACGGCCCGGCGGCGGGGGCGCGCGTGA
- the gatA gene encoding Asp-tRNA(Asn)/Glu-tRNA(Gln) amidotransferase subunit GatA, with protein sequence MSANLTRTTAADLAALLSTGDVSAVEVAQAHLDRIAEVDGDVHAFLHVDAADTLAQARAVDDARAAGTDLHELAGVPIAVKDVVVTRGTPTTAGSRMLEGWIPPYDATLVEKLRAAGLPMLGKTNMDEFAMGSSTEHSGYGPTRNPWDLTRIPGGSGGGSAAALAAFEAPLSIGTDTGGSIRQPAAVTGTVGVKPTYGSVSRYGLVALASSLDQAGPCARTVLDAALLHEVIGGHDPRDSTSLPQPATGYADAARLGASGDLTGVRVGVVKELAGEGYQREVSEAFARSVRELEAAGAEVVEVSCPSFEAALAAYYLILPAEASSNLAKFDGMRFGLRVEPSEGPVTAERVMAATRGQGFGAEVKRRIILGTYALSAGYYDAYYGSAQKVRTLIQRDFAAAYEQVDVLVSPTAPTTAFKLGEKLDDPLAMYLNDVATIPANLAGVPGISVPNGLDDAGLPIGVQVLAPARADDRLYRVGAAIEHHVRSSQGDLLARIPEVHR encoded by the coding sequence GTGAGCGCGAACCTCACCCGCACCACCGCCGCCGACCTCGCCGCGCTGCTGAGCACCGGCGACGTCTCCGCCGTCGAGGTCGCGCAGGCGCACCTCGACCGCATCGCGGAGGTCGACGGCGACGTCCACGCCTTCCTGCACGTCGACGCCGCCGACACCCTCGCCCAGGCACGCGCCGTCGACGACGCCCGCGCCGCCGGCACCGACCTGCACGAGCTGGCCGGCGTCCCGATCGCCGTCAAGGACGTCGTCGTCACGCGCGGCACGCCCACGACCGCCGGCTCCCGCATGCTCGAGGGCTGGATCCCGCCCTACGACGCCACGCTCGTGGAGAAGCTCCGCGCCGCCGGTCTGCCGATGCTCGGCAAGACCAACATGGACGAGTTCGCGATGGGCTCCAGCACGGAGCACTCCGGCTACGGCCCCACGCGCAACCCGTGGGACCTCACCCGCATCCCGGGCGGATCCGGCGGCGGCAGTGCCGCGGCGCTCGCGGCCTTCGAGGCCCCGCTCTCGATCGGCACCGACACGGGCGGCTCGATCCGCCAGCCCGCCGCGGTCACCGGCACGGTCGGCGTCAAGCCGACCTACGGCTCCGTCTCGCGCTACGGCCTCGTGGCGCTCGCGAGCAGCCTCGACCAGGCCGGCCCGTGCGCGCGCACCGTGCTCGACGCCGCCCTGCTGCACGAGGTCATCGGCGGGCACGACCCGCGCGACTCCACCTCGCTGCCGCAGCCGGCCACGGGCTACGCCGACGCCGCGCGCCTGGGCGCCTCGGGCGACCTCACCGGCGTGCGCGTCGGCGTCGTGAAGGAGCTCGCGGGTGAGGGCTACCAGCGCGAGGTCAGCGAGGCGTTCGCGCGCAGCGTGCGCGAGCTCGAGGCCGCCGGCGCCGAGGTCGTCGAGGTGTCCTGCCCGTCCTTCGAGGCGGCGCTCGCCGCCTACTACCTGATCCTCCCGGCCGAGGCGTCCAGCAACCTGGCGAAGTTCGACGGCATGCGGTTCGGCCTGCGCGTCGAGCCGAGCGAGGGCCCCGTGACCGCCGAGCGCGTCATGGCCGCCACACGCGGTCAGGGCTTCGGCGCCGAGGTCAAGCGCCGCATCATCCTCGGCACCTACGCGCTCTCGGCCGGCTACTACGACGCCTACTACGGCAGCGCGCAGAAGGTTCGCACGCTGATCCAGCGCGACTTCGCCGCCGCCTACGAGCAGGTCGACGTGCTCGTCTCGCCGACCGCCCCCACCACGGCGTTCAAGCTCGGCGAGAAGCTCGACGACCCGCTGGCGATGTACCTCAACGACGTCGCCACCATCCCCGCCAACCTCGCGGGCGTGCCCGGCATCTCGGTCCCCAACGGGCTCGACGACGCCGGCCTCCCCATCGGCGTCCAGGTGCTCGCCCCGGCCCGCGCCGATGACCGGCTCTACCGCGTCGGCGCGGCGATCGAGCACCACGTCCGCTCGTCCCAGGGCGATCTCCTCGCCCGCATCCCGGAGGTCCACCGATGA
- a CDS encoding DUF4921 family protein, whose product MAHPLVRLADGTVRQVGPLTGTQVWTIPGRSHRPLPVHSGDGAPPAPEDPEHADDLCAFCPARYLETTPEKSRLVRRGQEVLVSERRSAPRLSDDVADVRRFANLFEIVPAASWRTNHGFVAPADVAAWARDYLADPVGREHVLALTAAREAAGGVLAPAAGDEAALARVTEDFMAGSHDVVVARRHLRADARTTADLAAAGTLTPLEHADFIDFTVEALRDTYARQPAARYVSVFQNWLRAAGATFDHLHKQLVGIDAHGPQTQREIAMLREEPDLYNRAVIDLVRADQLVIASNDGAVAVAGVGHRHPSIEIYSTAPVQLPWEHDAAQRRAVSDLLHAMHAATGPQVATNEEWHHRPPDVVEPMPWRIVLKWRLQVPAGFEGGTKIYVNTIDPWAIKQRMTQELLALRESGAIAPLRIGTECSPDDADLRYARG is encoded by the coding sequence ATGGCCCACCCCCTCGTCCGGCTCGCCGACGGCACCGTCCGTCAGGTCGGTCCGCTCACCGGGACGCAGGTGTGGACCATCCCCGGTCGCTCGCACCGGCCGCTGCCGGTCCACTCCGGCGACGGCGCCCCGCCCGCCCCCGAGGACCCCGAGCACGCCGACGACCTGTGCGCCTTCTGCCCCGCGCGCTACCTCGAGACCACGCCCGAGAAGTCGCGCCTCGTCCGTCGCGGGCAGGAGGTGCTCGTCTCGGAGCGCCGCTCGGCCCCGCGCCTGTCCGACGACGTCGCCGACGTCCGCCGGTTCGCCAACCTCTTCGAGATCGTCCCCGCCGCCTCCTGGCGCACGAACCACGGGTTCGTCGCGCCCGCCGACGTCGCGGCGTGGGCGCGCGACTACCTGGCCGACCCGGTCGGCCGCGAGCACGTCCTCGCCCTGACGGCCGCCCGCGAGGCCGCCGGCGGGGTGCTGGCGCCCGCGGCCGGCGACGAGGCCGCCCTCGCGCGCGTGACCGAGGACTTCATGGCGGGCTCGCACGACGTCGTCGTCGCCCGCCGCCACCTGCGCGCCGACGCCCGCACGACGGCGGACCTCGCCGCCGCCGGCACGCTCACCCCGCTCGAGCACGCCGACTTCATCGACTTCACGGTCGAGGCGCTGCGCGACACCTACGCCCGCCAGCCCGCGGCCCGCTACGTCTCGGTGTTCCAGAACTGGCTGCGCGCCGCCGGTGCGACGTTCGACCACCTGCACAAGCAGCTCGTCGGCATCGACGCCCACGGCCCGCAGACCCAGCGCGAGATCGCGATGCTGCGCGAGGAGCCCGACCTGTACAACCGGGCGGTCATCGACCTGGTGCGCGCGGACCAGCTGGTGATCGCGAGCAACGACGGCGCGGTCGCCGTCGCCGGGGTCGGCCACCGCCACCCCAGCATCGAGATCTACTCCACCGCCCCGGTCCAGCTGCCGTGGGAGCACGACGCCGCGCAGCGCCGCGCCGTGTCCGACCTCCTGCACGCGATGCACGCCGCGACCGGGCCGCAGGTGGCCACGAACGAGGAGTGGCACCACCGGCCGCCCGACGTCGTCGAGCCGATGCCCTGGCGCATCGTGCTGAAGTGGCGGCTGCAGGTGCCGGCGGGGTTCGAGGGTGGCACCAAGATCTACGTCAACACGATCGACCCCTGGGCGATCAAGCAGCGGATGACGCAGGAGCTGCTCGCGCTGCGCGAGAGTGGCGCGATCGCCCCGCTGCGCATCGGCACCGAGTGCTCGCCCGACGACGCCGACCTTCGCTACGCCCGCGGCTGA
- a CDS encoding biotin-dependent carboxyltransferase family protein, with amino-acid sequence MIAVERIAGLGILTDLGRPGYARWGVTPSGAFDVGAHLAANAVLGNAPGAATIEQLLGPLVLRARRACVLAVTGAEGDVLVDALAVASGRPFTLLPGRALTIGAPREGLRRYVAVRGGFDVPRVLGSRSRDTLAGLGPAPLAVGDVLAVGQEVAGPLRPPPGTDLGGAVGRGGTDAAVALDVRPGPRPEMFVQGAFEALAEHVFTVSQESDRVAVRLLGAAPDRAGAAELPSEGLVPGAVQVPPSGSPVVMGPDHPLTGGYPVLAVLTRDALDRLAQLRPGTRVRLVPRPT; translated from the coding sequence GTGATCGCCGTCGAGCGGATTGCGGGCCTCGGAATCCTGACCGACTTGGGGCGGCCGGGGTACGCGCGGTGGGGTGTGACGCCGTCGGGCGCGTTTGACGTCGGGGCGCACCTGGCCGCGAACGCCGTGCTCGGCAACGCCCCGGGCGCCGCGACGATCGAGCAGCTGCTGGGGCCGCTGGTGCTGCGGGCGCGCCGCGCGTGCGTGCTGGCGGTGACCGGCGCCGAGGGTGACGTGCTGGTCGACGCGCTCGCGGTCGCGTCCGGGCGACCGTTCACGCTGCTGCCCGGGCGCGCGCTCACGATCGGCGCGCCGCGCGAGGGGCTGCGGCGCTACGTCGCGGTGCGCGGCGGGTTCGACGTCCCGCGCGTGCTCGGGTCACGCTCGCGCGACACGCTGGCCGGGCTCGGTCCGGCGCCGCTCGCGGTCGGGGACGTGCTCGCGGTGGGACAGGAGGTGGCGGGGCCGCTGCGGCCGCCGCCGGGGACGGACCTCGGCGGTGCCGTGGGCCGTGGCGGCACGGACGCCGCCGTCGCCCTCGACGTGCGGCCGGGCCCGCGTCCGGAGATGTTCGTGCAGGGCGCGTTCGAGGCGCTGGCGGAGCACGTGTTCACCGTGAGTCAGGAGAGCGACCGCGTCGCGGTCCGCCTGCTCGGCGCGGCCCCGGACCGTGCGGGGGCTGCCGAGCTGCCGTCGGAGGGGCTGGTGCCGGGTGCGGTGCAGGTCCCGCCGTCGGGCAGCCCCGTGGTCATGGGACCGGACCACCCGCTCACGGGCGGCTACCCGGTGCTCGCGGTGCTGACGCGCGACGCGCTCGACCGCCTGGCGCAGCTGCGGCCCGGGACCCGCGTCCGCCTCGTGCCACGTCCGACCTGA
- a CDS encoding NAD-dependent epimerase/dehydratase family protein, with product MRIVLVGATGNIGTALLRAAADRSSVTHVDAVSRRGAGRLTTPGPVAVAHHALDAAAPAGTEDAERLAELASGADAVVHLAWSSARSASRATAANVALSRGVLRAARGARQLVVGSCASVYSASYTQDARDEDWATDGLTGVALSQDKVGHEHLADEFERRHPGVVVTRVRPALVLQESAGAELARRHLGPLALGLGRAVPTLLWPEGLRLQVAHADDVAATFLAAIERRAPGAYNIASPQVLHAGDVAQAIGAHRTVTISPALAQTGHDVAWWTRTVRARPDWLDVLRAVPVLDSSRAHDLLGVRPRWDGSDVLRAAARGIADRREGWTPALSRRREPGPTHL from the coding sequence ATGCGCATCGTCCTCGTCGGAGCCACCGGCAACATCGGCACCGCCCTCCTGCGCGCGGCCGCCGACCGCAGCAGCGTCACCCACGTCGACGCCGTCTCGCGCCGCGGTGCCGGCCGCCTGACCACGCCGGGCCCGGTCGCCGTCGCCCACCACGCCCTGGACGCGGCCGCCCCGGCCGGCACGGAGGACGCCGAGCGGCTGGCCGAGCTCGCGAGCGGTGCCGATGCCGTCGTGCACCTCGCGTGGTCGAGCGCCCGTTCCGCCTCACGCGCGACGGCGGCGAACGTCGCCCTCAGCCGCGGCGTGCTGCGCGCGGCCCGCGGCGCCCGCCAGCTCGTCGTGGGGTCGTGCGCGAGCGTGTACTCGGCCTCCTACACGCAGGACGCGCGCGACGAGGACTGGGCCACCGACGGCCTCACCGGCGTCGCGCTGTCGCAGGACAAGGTGGGCCACGAGCACCTGGCCGACGAGTTCGAGCGGCGCCACCCCGGCGTCGTGGTGACGCGGGTGCGACCGGCGCTCGTGCTGCAGGAGTCCGCGGGGGCCGAGCTGGCGCGACGCCACCTCGGGCCGCTCGCGCTCGGTCTCGGCCGCGCCGTGCCCACGCTGCTGTGGCCCGAGGGGCTGCGGCTGCAGGTCGCTCACGCCGACGACGTCGCCGCTACCTTCCTCGCCGCGATCGAGCGCCGCGCCCCGGGTGCCTACAACATCGCCTCGCCGCAGGTGCTGCACGCGGGCGACGTCGCCCAGGCGATCGGTGCGCACCGGACCGTGACGATCTCGCCGGCGCTCGCGCAGACCGGGCACGACGTCGCGTGGTGGACCCGCACGGTGCGCGCGCGTCCGGACTGGCTCGACGTGCTGCGCGCCGTGCCGGTCCTGGACTCGAGTCGCGCGCACGATCTACTCGGGGTCAGGCCCCGGTGGGACGGCTCGGACGTGCTGCGGGCGGCCGCGCGCGGTATCGCCGACCGCCGCGAGGGCTGGACGCCCGCGCTGTCGCGCCGGCGCGAGCCGGGTCCGACGCACCTCTGA
- a CDS encoding PQQ-binding-like beta-propeller repeat protein, translated as MQRATAVRWAGWVTAAAVVVGGVMLWQRQTALVAGDVAWTATAEDLDLEGFGGLKFAARAGDAVALTGHGGTRVIDRSTGELLASPDVHEVLWLRPDGSGVGASRPAEDGVHTDEVALLGWDAGGRETVELLGSDIASIVAGGSSEDGGLAATSVATVGATDDVVAFSGCVHPPVQGSEAWFTPPGAWLVVVGLDARTGAEVWRTEGESLGPGECRIGTTRVPSVLSEYALGLVSTPDPADFRDRSGSVVVLDVDSGEVVLRREANEKPGLDHVGATVVVHDGREVVAYDIAADAELWRTAPCTDRVEFVHVGSGRVDVSCADGPQPALDVGTGETLVEEGLVLARYDRAILTTEGTPEVTAVDAVTGDPVWSRDFSVPDGWSPDLAANPSGELLTVSAREPQIGDRVADDRRLWALDVVTGEEVLATRGSVASTWSASAAAASPSPTSRTAACTPSSTTERRLSDD; from the coding sequence ATGCAGAGGGCGACGGCGGTGCGGTGGGCGGGGTGGGTGACGGCGGCGGCCGTCGTGGTCGGGGGCGTGATGCTGTGGCAGCGGCAGACCGCGCTCGTGGCGGGCGACGTCGCGTGGACGGCGACCGCGGAGGACCTCGATCTCGAGGGTTTCGGCGGGCTGAAGTTCGCCGCGCGTGCCGGCGACGCCGTGGCGCTGACCGGGCACGGTGGGACCCGGGTGATCGACCGCAGCACGGGTGAGCTCCTGGCTTCGCCGGATGTGCATGAGGTCCTGTGGCTGCGCCCGGACGGCTCGGGGGTGGGGGCGAGCCGGCCTGCCGAGGACGGGGTGCACACCGACGAGGTGGCGCTCCTGGGGTGGGACGCCGGGGGGCGCGAGACTGTCGAGCTCCTGGGCAGCGACATCGCGTCGATCGTGGCCGGCGGCTCCTCCGAGGACGGCGGACTTGCCGCGACGTCGGTCGCCACGGTGGGGGCGACCGACGACGTCGTCGCCTTCTCCGGTTGCGTGCATCCCCCTGTCCAGGGTTCCGAGGCGTGGTTCACGCCGCCTGGCGCGTGGCTGGTCGTGGTGGGGCTCGACGCGCGCACCGGTGCCGAGGTCTGGCGCACCGAGGGTGAGTCCCTGGGGCCGGGGGAGTGCCGCATCGGCACGACCCGAGTCCCGTCCGTCCTGTCCGAGTACGCGCTCGGGCTCGTCTCGACGCCTGATCCGGCGGACTTCCGCGACCGGAGCGGCTCGGTGGTCGTGCTCGACGTCGACTCCGGGGAGGTCGTCCTCCGCCGCGAGGCGAACGAGAAGCCGGGTCTCGACCACGTCGGTGCGACCGTGGTGGTGCATGACGGGCGCGAGGTGGTGGCGTACGACATCGCCGCCGACGCCGAGCTCTGGCGGACCGCGCCGTGCACCGATCGGGTCGAGTTCGTCCATGTCGGGTCGGGGCGGGTCGACGTCTCGTGCGCGGACGGACCCCAGCCGGCGCTTGACGTCGGGACCGGTGAGACCCTCGTGGAGGAGGGCCTCGTCCTCGCGCGCTATGACCGCGCGATTCTCACCACCGAGGGCACACCGGAGGTGACGGCGGTCGACGCCGTCACGGGTGATCCGGTGTGGTCGCGCGACTTCTCGGTGCCGGACGGGTGGTCGCCGGACCTCGCGGCCAACCCGAGCGGCGAGCTCCTCACCGTCTCGGCGCGCGAACCGCAGATCGGCGACAGGGTCGCCGACGACCGTCGCCTCTGGGCCCTTGATGTCGTCACGGGCGAGGAGGTCCTCGCGACCCGGGGGAGCGTCGCGTCGACCTGGTCGGCCTCGGCGGCCGCGGCATCGCCGTCGCCGACATCGAGAACGGCCGCCTGCACGCCGTCCTCGACGACTGAGCGACGACTGAGCGACGACTGA